TGCCAAAATTTCAACCTCATCCATTGTCTGGATCAGGCCTAGCTCATCTTTCAGCCACTGCAAAGTAGATCCGGCATTAAAAACTGAACCTTCCAAAGCATATTGCACCCCATCGCCAACATTCCACGCTACGGTAGTCAAAAGTCGATGCTGTGATTTTACAGGCGTTTTCCCGGTCTGAGCCAAAATAAAGCCGCCAGTGCCATAGGTTGATTTGATTGTGCCTATATTAAAACACGCCTGCCCGAACAAAGCCGCCTGTTGGTCTCCTGCCATCCCCGCAATCGGCACTTCGCGCCAATCCGTGTCGCCGAAATTTTCATCAAGCACATAGCCAAATATGTGGGCATTAGGCTTAACTTCAGGCAAAAGGCAGCGTGGAATATCTAGCATCGACAGAAGCTCATCGTCCCAAGTTAAAGAATGAATGTTGAAAAGCATAGTTCTGGCGGCATTGCTATAATCCGTAGCATGCACCGTCCCGGCGGTAAGTTTCCAAAGCAACCATGCATCAATCGTACCGGCCAGCAGCTCCCCTTTTTCAGCTCTTATTCTGACATTCGGTACATTATCTAAAATCCATCTTATTTTGCTGCCAGAAAAATAAGCATCCGCCACCAAACCAGTCTTCGCCCTGATCATATCTTCACAACCGTTTTTTACCAATTCATAGCAGAGATCGGCCGTGCGGCGACATTGCCAAACAATGGCGGGATAAACCGGTTTGCCGGTATTTTTGTCCCAAACGACCACGGTCTCCCGTTGGTTAGTTATCGAAACGGCTAAGATTTCAGCGGCGGTTATATTTTCTTTGGCCATAGCCAGCTGTATCGACTGACATACGGTCAAATATATCTCTTCCGGATCATGCTCGACATAGCCCGGCTCTGGATAATACTGTTTAAAAGGTATTTTTGCCTGAGCAACTATTTTACCCTTATCATCAAATATTATTGTACGCGAGCTGGTTGTTCCCTGATCAATCGCTAAAATATATTTTTTCATTGCGTTTCCTTATCCATTTCTGCTGAATCGCTTGTTGTGAATAAATTACCTGTTGTCGGGTGACATTGTTTATCGGTGGTAATCATTGAAAAAATTTGAAAAATACTACAGTTGCATTTTCGCACTTTTTCTCCATTTATGCAAGTTGCACAACCGATTCGCGGTAAAATCAGGGTAAAAACCAGATAAACATACAAATCAAGTGCGAATAAACCGACTTAATTTTACGCCCGCGCCCGCGCCGTGCCAACCTCACATTTGTAAAAAATGACATAAAGCAGCATAAAATTAAGGCTGTGAGCGGTTCAAGCTCACAGCCTTTTTTTGGCAACAAAACCCACTGAATTAGTTTGCTAATTTGCCTATCAGCCCCCTGTATAGAACAAGCGGATGCAACAGGCTGGATACCTGCCAAGATTACTTACTCGCTTCTAAAATTCTCCTTTTTATCCAAACCGAAATCAGGACAATAGAAAATCCTAATGCTGAAAGCATGGTGCTATATGAGTCGGTCTCCCCGGTTTTAGGTATAGTGTTATCAATTTTACCTGCCTGTGGCTTTCTTGACTGTTTTACTGCTTGCTGCTTTCCTAAATTCATGCGGTCATTAGTAGGTTGCTCCGCAACAAGCTGCGCCTGTGTGTTAGAACTGTAATTCGGCGCTAACCATGGAAAAGCTGCCGGAGTATGATGGTCGCCGCCCGGTCCCGGCTGAACATTGTCAGATTTCTTTTCCCATACAGCCTGCAAAGTTATATCAGGGTTATCAGAACTAATTTTTAATTCGTCTCCCGGTTGATAAATTTTATCGGCAGTTGGATCTTTCCAGCCCTTAAACACAAATCCGTCTTTTTCAACGGCTGCGGCCACATTAATAGTTCCCGAGTCTGTATTCGGTTGAAGTGTGTATAAATTTACGCCAAAAGTCCCGGTAAGATCAGCTGTAGTTGTTTTACCGCCATCCGCATTATATTTAAGGCAGTATTCTTTATCCCAGAGTGCGGTAAGAGTTTTCGTTTGACCATTTTCACTTGTTTGCATGTCCAGAGCCGTAAGTAGTTTTAATCCAGTTACGTTATATCGAGTGGTATCCGTCTTCGCCCAGTCTTTGTTATAAGCGTTTTTCGTCTTTGGATATTCATCCTTGTCATACCAGAAGACAAATTTATAACCCTGCCTTGTAGGCAACTTATCCGTTATGTTTACGTGGACCATTTTATTATCGTTGTCTGAAGTCTGAGCGCCGGCCTTATCGTCAAAGGTAGGACCAATTCCTTCAAAATTGCCGCCGTTGGCGTCATAACTTAAATGCGCCGAATATTCTTTAGGCTGCTGCGGTTGCGGTTTAGGAATTACTTTAATCTTGTAGCCCAAGTAACCAAAGCGAGTTATCTCCTGTCCATTGTCAGCCTTGCCACGGATAGAATAATGGTAGTACAAATAGATGTATTTGTCGTTGGTTGATTCTTTGCCTGTAAATGAGTAGATTATTGGCTTTCCCTTCCCACTTGCAAAATCGTAATTTACCTCTTGAGCAGATGCATTAGCCGAAGGAGAATCACCTAGATATTTGGTTAAACCTGCTACTTCGCTAGGATTATTTTGGCAGTCATGATACTTACCGTCAAAAAACCAACCGCTAA
This is a stretch of genomic DNA from Mageeibacillus indolicus UPII9-5. It encodes these proteins:
- the glpK gene encoding glycerol kinase GlpK, whose protein sequence is MKKYILAIDQGTTSSRTIIFDDKGKIVAQAKIPFKQYYPEPGYVEHDPEEIYLTVCQSIQLAMAKENITAAEILAVSITNQRETVVVWDKNTGKPVYPAIVWQCRRTADLCYELVKNGCEDMIRAKTGLVADAYFSGSKIRWILDNVPNVRIRAEKGELLAGTIDAWLLWKLTAGTVHATDYSNAARTMLFNIHSLTWDDELLSMLDIPRCLLPEVKPNAHIFGYVLDENFGDTDWREVPIAGMAGDQQAALFGQACFNIGTIKSTYGTGGFILAQTGKTPVKSQHRLLTTVAWNVGDGVQYALEGSVFNAGSTLQWLKDELGLIQTMDEVEILARRAEGQGNPVIVPAFTGLGAPYWNMEARGAIFGLTRGVNRAQLCRAALESIAYQVADVYSCISRDCVEAGVWKIGEKRVMRVDGGAAVSDIMLQLQADLIDATVERPQVVETTALGSALMAGLGVGLWQNISEVAKLWHRDIAFVPKCTEARRNELMHGWHRAVNAVLFTTDE
- a CDS encoding InlB B-repeat-containing protein, yielding MKKVFGICSSLLALTLVFVSLMGVNVHAQETEGTQDAQDGNKVVTSIFSSDGTLESAKTLKDKPTGKVDDNSVGEIILTAGKSVKFGEKVFWLMGGKATDKGNINTFVTDEVAVGKLKYGTVTFSTSISGWFFDGKYHDCQNNPSEVAGLTKYLGDSPSANASAQEVNYDFASGKGKPIIYSFTGKESTNDKYIYLYYHYSIRGKADNGQEITRFGYLGYKIKVIPKPQPQQPKEYSAHLSYDANGGNFEGIGPTFDDKAGAQTSDNDNKMVHVNITDKLPTRQGYKFVFWYDKDEYPKTKNAYNKDWAKTDTTRYNVTGLKLLTALDMQTSENGQTKTLTALWDKEYCLKYNADGGKTTTADLTGTFGVNLYTLQPNTDSGTINVAAAVEKDGFVFKGWKDPTADKIYQPGDELKISSDNPDITLQAVWEKKSDNVQPGPGGDHHTPAAFPWLAPNYSSNTQAQLVAEQPTNDRMNLGKQQAVKQSRKPQAGKIDNTIPKTGETDSYSTMLSALGFSIVLISVWIKRRILEASK